A region from the Campylobacter subantarcticus LMG 24377 genome encodes:
- a CDS encoding flagellar basal body P-ring protein FlgI: MKILFLSLVLSLSIFAATIKELTNVVGVRDNQLIGYGLVVGLNGSGDGTSSEFTLQSISNMLQGMNVKISPGDIKSKNTAAVMVTAKLPAFARSGDKLDVSVASLGDAKSLQGGTLLMTALKGVDGEIYAVAQGSLAIGGLSPRPGAAGTHSTSANVINGAVVEREIPQNFSQTDDLFLSLKDADFKTANNIERVLNTIFDADIAKALDSRTIKLTKPEEFSHVEFMARVLEQDIAYTPESKVIIDERTGTIVAGVNIEVEPILITHKDITIKIDPNNTVALGQNEIDMKDGGILDPVSNTLKITNNKTTVANIARMLNKLGAAPNDIIAIMQNLKRAGAISAELEVI, encoded by the coding sequence ATGAAAATATTATTTTTGAGCTTAGTGCTAAGTCTAAGCATTTTTGCAGCTACTATCAAAGAACTTACCAATGTGGTAGGTGTTAGAGATAATCAACTTATAGGATATGGTTTGGTTGTTGGTTTAAATGGAAGTGGAGATGGCACAAGTAGTGAATTTACTCTACAATCTATTTCAAATATGCTTCAAGGTATGAATGTAAAAATTAGTCCAGGCGATATTAAATCAAAAAATACAGCAGCAGTAATGGTTACAGCAAAGCTTCCTGCTTTTGCAAGAAGTGGGGATAAGCTTGATGTAAGTGTAGCTTCTTTGGGTGATGCAAAATCTTTACAAGGTGGAACCTTACTTATGACAGCTCTAAAAGGGGTTGATGGAGAAATTTATGCAGTAGCTCAAGGTTCTTTAGCTATAGGTGGACTTAGTCCAAGACCAGGTGCTGCAGGGACGCATTCAACCTCAGCAAATGTTATTAATGGTGCAGTAGTAGAAAGAGAAATACCTCAAAATTTCAGCCAGACAGATGATTTATTTTTAAGCTTGAAAGATGCTGACTTTAAAACAGCAAACAATATTGAAAGAGTTTTAAACACAATCTTTGATGCAGATATTGCTAAAGCATTAGATTCAAGAACCATTAAACTTACTAAGCCTGAAGAATTTTCTCATGTTGAATTTATGGCAAGAGTATTAGAGCAAGATATCGCTTATACTCCTGAAAGTAAAGTGATTATTGATGAAAGAACTGGAACTATCGTAGCTGGTGTAAATATAGAAGTTGAACCTATATTAATTACCCATAAAGATATCACGATAAAAATTGATCCAAACAATACCGTAGCTTTAGGACAAAATGAAATCGATATGAAAGATGGTGGAATTTTAGATCCTGTATCTAATACTTTAAAAATCACAAATAATAAAACAACCGTAGCAAACATAGCAAGAATGCTTAACAAACTTGGTGCAGCTCCAAATGATATCATAGCTATTATGCAAAATTTAAAAAGAGCTGGTGCAATTAGTGCTGAATTAGAGGTAATATAA
- a CDS encoding transformation system, type II secretion system membrane protein CtsF produces the protein MKKFIIFYILNKEQKQCVIKAKNLYEARNFAQKSFENIISIEEYFGIIKHKIKEEEFIFILKDLNMVLKAGLSLQEVILEFARSNHDAHIAKIFSVIYNKLKNGSSYNEAFRGILNSRECAILKICDGKEDLYKAFEIIINLKEKNLYSFKQFKKAITYPLFVFICIILAFFVLMILVLPEFKTLFLHLELDLPKITQILFVLGDFFKHFYVFIILSVGFFITLACSFRKSLFFHKILFHFPVFGKIIFYQDKFCFFLIFSYLLKAGVDIKRAFELACEGIENQFFKNKMFFIKTSFESGLDLDQAFFNTRLFEPFVVRMLNLGLKSSKLDEGTYGLALFYEYKKENYIQRFLSVLEPLMTVFMAILILILALGVFLPMWQINQAF, from the coding sequence TTGAAAAAATTTATAATTTTTTACATCTTAAACAAAGAACAAAAACAATGCGTAATTAAGGCTAAAAATCTATACGAAGCTAGAAATTTTGCACAAAAATCATTTGAAAATATTATTAGCATTGAAGAATATTTTGGAATAATAAAACATAAAATTAAAGAAGAAGAGTTTATTTTTATTCTCAAAGATTTAAATATGGTTTTAAAAGCAGGATTAAGCTTGCAAGAAGTTATTTTAGAATTTGCAAGATCAAATCATGATGCGCATATAGCTAAAATATTTAGTGTAATTTATAATAAACTCAAAAATGGAAGCTCTTATAATGAAGCTTTTAGAGGTATTTTAAATTCTAGAGAATGTGCTATTTTAAAAATTTGTGATGGCAAAGAGGATTTATATAAAGCTTTTGAGATTATCATTAATCTAAAAGAAAAAAATCTTTATAGTTTTAAGCAGTTTAAAAAGGCTATAACTTATCCGCTTTTCGTTTTTATATGTATTATTCTAGCTTTTTTTGTTCTAATGATTTTGGTTTTACCTGAATTTAAGACTTTATTTTTGCATCTTGAATTAGATTTGCCAAAAATTACTCAAATTCTTTTTGTTTTAGGAGATTTTTTTAAGCATTTTTATGTATTTATTATATTGAGCGTGGGATTTTTTATAACACTTGCTTGTTCTTTTAGGAAATCTTTGTTTTTTCATAAAATTCTTTTTCATTTCCCAGTTTTTGGAAAAATAATATTTTACCAAGATAAATTTTGTTTTTTCTTGATTTTTTCGTATTTATTAAAAGCAGGGGTAGATATAAAAAGAGCTTTTGAACTTGCTTGTGAAGGTATAGAAAATCAATTTTTTAAAAATAAAATGTTTTTTATAAAGACTTCATTTGAATCAGGACTTGATTTAGATCAAGCTTTTTTTAACACAAGGCTTTTTGAACCTTTTGTGGTAAGAATGTTAAATTTGGGTTTAAAAAGTTCTAAATTAGATGAAGGTACTTATGGGCTTGCTTTATTTTATGAATATAAAAAAGAAAATTATATTCAAAGGTTTTTGAGTGTTTTAGAGCCTTTGATGACTGTTTTTATGGCAATTTTAATATTGATCTTGGCTCTAGGTGTTTTCTTGCCTATGTGGCAAATTAATCAAGCTTTTTAA
- a CDS encoding DUF2325 domain-containing protein has protein sequence MSVLVIGADEITPIKAVLTNLGAKNIEHWDARNENRVNRKPIPQNTECIVMLTSFLNHNTMKKIKTEAKKRNIPLVCAKRSVSCVYCEYCKVFGLDQTYECTKKA, from the coding sequence ATGTCAGTTTTGGTTATCGGAGCAGATGAAATAACTCCAATTAAGGCAGTTTTAACAAATTTAGGCGCGAAAAATATAGAGCATTGGGATGCTAGAAATGAAAATAGGGTAAATAGAAAACCTATTCCACAAAATACTGAATGTATAGTTATGCTTACTAGTTTTTTAAACCATAATACTATGAAAAAAATCAAAACAGAGGCAAAAAAACGCAATATACCTTTAGTTTGTGCTAAACGCAGTGTAAGTTGTGTTTATTGTGAATACTGTAAGGTTTTTGGTCTTGATCAAACATATGAGTGTACAAAGAAGGCTTAA
- a CDS encoding DUF5644 domain-containing protein: MQITLRIFRFDKDSDYLAYYKPYVYDSKNFKSVYDILMQVKKDDIYFDFEENPESCIKINQVAIRQRRDLNNIIEKFGKELIIEPLDTKRATKDLIMDKSDFLEKLELFKGLIDVHDVELYKQYDFLYYTSEVREFLPEYLGDSFFIFAYKMLLKYPEKAPQFLKLVADEEKGIYYHTKFKNFISSNELDYESYIKELKVMLVKSGLARSIF, translated from the coding sequence ATGCAAATAACTTTAAGAATTTTTCGTTTTGATAAAGATAGTGATTATTTAGCTTATTATAAACCTTATGTTTATGATAGTAAAAATTTTAAAAGTGTTTATGATATTTTAATGCAAGTGAAAAAAGATGATATATATTTTGACTTTGAAGAAAATCCAGAAAGTTGCATTAAAATCAACCAAGTTGCCATTAGACAAAGAAGAGATTTAAATAATATCATTGAAAAATTTGGAAAAGAACTCATCATAGAACCACTTGACACTAAAAGAGCAACCAAAGATTTAATCATGGATAAAAGTGATTTTTTAGAGAAACTCGAACTTTTTAAAGGGCTTATTGATGTACACGATGTAGAGCTTTATAAACAATATGACTTTTTATATTATACAAGCGAAGTTAGAGAATTTTTACCTGAATATCTAGGAGATAGCTTTTTTATATTTGCTTATAAAATGCTACTTAAATACCCAGAAAAAGCACCACAATTTTTAAAACTAGTCGCAGATGAAGAAAAGGGAATTTATTATCACACAAAATTTAAAAATTTTATTTCTTCAAATGAGCTTGATTATGAATCTTATATTAAAGAATTAAAAGTTATGCTTGTAAAATCAGGCCTTGCAAGAAGTATTTTTTAA
- the truD gene encoding tRNA pseudouridine(13) synthase TruD, whose protein sequence is MNTMEKNIIFKPLYTLKHSPINVYFSKNSNDFVVRERSLYEFSGKGEHLILHIQKKDLSTSEALRILSEHSGVKMKDFGYSGLKDKQGLTFQYISMPKKYEESLKNFKHDKMKILESFYHDNKLRIGHLKGNSFFIRLKKVSKVDTLKIEQAFKNIQEQGFANYFGYQRFGKFQDNFLQGLEILKGKKIKNKKMQEFLISAFQSELFNRYLSKRVELSHFINDFCEKEIKQIYGLEKEEIKSLKNQKQFFKLLKGEVLGHYPFGKCFVCEDLSSEVERFNQKDISAMGLLMGSKAYEVNGGLAKKLEDEIFSFVYEFKDKMQGSRRFMWSYLQDCKSHYDEEKAHFTLEFFLQKGSYATVVLEEILHTDIFEQNHNI, encoded by the coding sequence ATAAATACTATGGAAAAGAACATCATTTTTAAACCCTTGTATACTTTAAAACATAGTCCAATAAATGTATATTTTTCAAAAAATAGCAATGATTTTGTAGTAAGAGAAAGGTCTTTGTATGAATTTAGTGGAAAAGGTGAGCATTTAATTTTACATATACAAAAAAAAGATCTTAGTACTAGTGAAGCTTTGAGAATTTTAAGTGAGCATAGTGGTGTTAAAATGAAAGATTTTGGTTATAGTGGTCTAAAAGACAAGCAAGGCTTGACTTTTCAATACATTTCTATGCCCAAAAAATACGAAGAGAGTTTGAAAAATTTTAAACATGATAAAATGAAAATTTTAGAAAGTTTTTATCATGATAATAAACTTAGAATAGGACATTTAAAAGGTAATTCATTTTTTATAAGATTAAAAAAAGTTTCAAAAGTAGATACTTTAAAAATAGAACAAGCTTTTAAAAATATCCAAGAACAAGGTTTTGCTAATTATTTTGGATACCAACGTTTTGGTAAATTTCAAGATAATTTTTTACAAGGATTAGAAATTTTAAAAGGCAAAAAAATTAAAAATAAAAAAATGCAAGAATTTTTAATTTCTGCTTTTCAAAGTGAGCTTTTTAATAGATATTTGAGTAAAAGGGTGGAATTATCACATTTTATTAATGATTTTTGTGAAAAAGAAATAAAGCAAATTTATGGTTTAGAAAAAGAAGAAATCAAAAGTTTAAAAAATCAAAAGCAGTTTTTTAAGCTTTTAAAAGGTGAAGTTTTAGGACACTATCCTTTTGGCAAGTGTTTTGTATGTGAAGATTTGTCAAGTGAAGTAGAAAGATTTAATCAAAAAGATATTAGTGCCATGGGACTTTTAATGGGCTCTAAAGCTTATGAAGTAAATGGAGGCCTAGCTAAAAAATTAGAAGATGAGATTTTTTCTTTTGTATATGAGTTTAAAGATAAAATGCAAGGTTCAAGACGCTTTATGTGGTCTTATTTGCAAGATTGTAAAAGTCATTATGATGAAGAAAAAGCTCATTTTACTTTGGAATTTTTCTTACAAAAAGGATCGTATGCTACGGTAGTTTTAGAAGAAATTTTACATACAGATATCTTCGAACAAAACCATAATATATAA
- a CDS encoding RsmD family RNA methyltransferase, translating into MYKTQEYQSVKDFLNSYKEKEKKKSNAKKVPKIYTSIESGIYKGKKILLPSLDTTRSTKSIVKSCVFNVLRFSLQDKVFIEAFGGSALMALEARSNGCLKSYAIEKDKKAYEIALKNASNIDQNTICFNDDTFKKTPQIIQNSQEDIILYLDPPFDIREGFFDIYEKTLKLIENIQNSNVKIIIIEHHSTFKTPAKIQNYEKNKERKFGSTTLSFYSFI; encoded by the coding sequence ATGTATAAAACACAAGAATATCAAAGTGTAAAAGATTTTTTAAATTCCTATAAAGAAAAAGAAAAGAAAAAATCTAACGCCAAAAAAGTACCTAAAATTTACACTAGCATAGAAAGCGGAATTTACAAGGGTAAAAAAATTCTACTTCCTAGTTTAGATACCACAAGAAGCACCAAAAGTATAGTAAAATCTTGTGTTTTTAATGTTTTGCGTTTTTCATTGCAAGATAAGGTTTTCATAGAAGCTTTTGGTGGAAGTGCTTTAATGGCACTAGAAGCAAGAAGTAATGGTTGCTTAAAAAGTTATGCTATAGAAAAAGATAAAAAGGCTTATGAAATCGCTTTAAAAAATGCTTCCAATATTGATCAAAACACCATTTGCTTTAATGATGATACTTTCAAAAAAACTCCTCAAATCATTCAAAATTCTCAAGAGGATATCATTCTATACCTTGATCCACCTTTTGATATTAGAGAAGGTTTTTTTGATATTTATGAAAAAACTTTAAAATTGATAGAAAATATACAAAATTCAAATGTAAAAATCATCATCATAGAACATCATAGCACTTTTAAAACTCCAGCTAAAATACAAAATTATGAAAAAAATAAAGAAAGAAAATTTGGCTCAACCACTCTGAGTTTTTACTCCTTTATATAA
- a CDS encoding thiamine-phosphate kinase, whose protein sequence is MDKEKFIINAFANPINGDDGAIIDGYCYSKDLFCEDVHFKRSWMSLEQVGAKAMLVNISDAIIMNATPKYALLGLSLPKCLEMKQVKALQKGLLDSAKEFGVQIIGGDTIADNKINISVTIISKVNKKAIFRKGLKKGDLLAFSGKLGESLKGLNILFRGGKLHSKHRFIKPNLRQNFFYDIAKKVRVSMDISDGLNKDLSRMLFQNQLSVKFLKKLDKFSLNSAEEYEILFAFDKKHKAFIQNMAKKHRIKLNIFAKTTIGRYKYYGKEHHF, encoded by the coding sequence ATGGATAAAGAAAAATTTATTATCAATGCTTTTGCTAATCCTATCAATGGAGATGATGGGGCAATCATCGATGGATATTGTTATTCTAAAGATTTATTTTGTGAAGACGTGCATTTTAAACGCTCTTGGATGAGCTTAGAGCAAGTTGGAGCAAAGGCTATGCTTGTTAATATTTCTGACGCAATTATTATGAATGCTACGCCAAAATATGCTCTTTTAGGGCTTTCTTTGCCAAAATGTTTAGAAATGAAACAAGTTAAAGCTTTGCAAAAAGGTTTATTAGATAGTGCAAAAGAATTTGGGGTGCAAATTATAGGTGGAGATACCATAGCGGATAATAAAATCAATATTAGTGTAACTATTATTTCTAAGGTAAATAAAAAGGCTATTTTTAGAAAAGGTTTAAAAAAAGGAGATTTGCTTGCCTTTAGTGGGAAATTAGGTGAGAGTTTAAAAGGGTTAAATATTTTATTTCGCGGTGGAAAATTGCATTCCAAACATCGTTTTATAAAACCAAATTTAAGGCAGAATTTTTTTTATGATATAGCAAAAAAAGTTAGAGTGAGTATGGATATTTCAGATGGTTTAAACAAAGACTTATCAAGAATGTTGTTTCAAAACCAACTTAGTGTAAAATTCCTTAAAAAATTAGATAAATTTAGCTTAAATAGCGCAGAAGAATATGAAATTTTATTTGCTTTTGATAAAAAACATAAAGCATTTATACAAAATATGGCAAAAAAGCATAGAATTAAACTAAATATTTTTGCAAAAACAACAATAGGAAGGTATAAATACTATGGAAAAGAACATCATTTTTAA
- a CDS encoding TIGR02757 family protein yields MRIKALLDEAILSKNTQKELFSYPDPLQIASIYKDESIALICALFAYGNAKNIVNFLKKLDFSLLQKADDDIIKECSALKYRFQNSQDIAQIFITLKRIKNENSIENIFTQDYQKEHDITQGIRSFIEKVYKVNSYRSYGYEFFFSKEFNYPKSPLKRYNMYLRWMVRKDELDLGLFKNINKKDLLMPLDTHTHKVSLKLKLLKRKIYDFKSVMELTQNLRKLDPADPVKYDFALYRIGQNKESLWSLN; encoded by the coding sequence ATGCGTATTAAAGCTCTTTTAGATGAAGCTATTTTAAGCAAAAATACTCAAAAAGAGCTTTTCTCTTATCCTGATCCTTTGCAAATTGCAAGTATTTATAAAGATGAAAGTATTGCTTTAATTTGCGCTTTATTTGCATATGGAAATGCCAAAAATATTGTCAATTTTCTAAAAAAGCTTGACTTTTCCTTGCTGCAAAAAGCTGATGATGACATCATCAAAGAATGCAGCGCATTAAAATATCGCTTTCAAAATTCCCAAGATATCGCACAAATTTTTATTACGCTCAAGCGTATAAAAAATGAGAATAGCATTGAAAATATTTTTACCCAAGACTATCAAAAAGAACATGATATTACTCAAGGCATTCGATCTTTTATAGAAAAAGTTTACAAAGTTAACTCTTACCGAAGTTATGGTTATGAATTTTTCTTCTCTAAAGAATTTAACTATCCCAAATCACCCCTAAAACGCTATAATATGTACCTTAGATGGATGGTAAGAAAAGATGAGCTTGATTTGGGCTTATTTAAAAATATCAACAAAAAAGACCTACTTATGCCCTTAGATACCCACACACATAAAGTTTCATTGAAACTTAAGCTTTTAAAGCGTAAGATTTATGACTTCAAAAGTGTTATGGAGCTTACGCAAAATCTTAGAAAACTAGATCCTGCTGATCCTGTTAAATATGATTTTGCTTTATATCGTATCGGACAAAACAAGGAAAGCTTATGGAGCTTGAATTAA
- the flgK gene encoding flagellar hook-associated protein FlgK, translating to MGIFDSLYTGVSGIRAAELQINTTGNNISNANAVFYTRQRAVQSSGMSIDRGGLHLGTGTQIDTVKRLHDEHSYYELKNATTQQNYTNYLGQILQEASQRFPDMQGTGILQDYKNYYDAWNNFASNPNDGASKIDLVNSANTLTQNIQKTLQDLSKMQQTVNEQIRQTVDEINNIGQEIANINKQLENEEVLPTDNANQLRDRRDELELRLSKLVDAVAWKGKSSQDSTLESTMTDSGRYYDLSIQGFSIVNGSSFHPLKLDDNNPNGFYQIYYEVNDENRYDLTGKISGGQLGAQLDLRGRNYDGNHDTYSDGILQDYKDMLNTFTKTLITQTNNVYAQAATDKVNSDNLNGLKPDTSLMSYDKNIQAGSFDIIIYNNEGKEAAKRTIKIDVNTTIEDVIKQINADIDDNKDNTPGNDLDDYFKAFYHYDSQSDSGNFQINGLKEGYKIAFKDNGTNFPGALNVSSFFNGQDANSINVNSSIRNDPNSLKASSNGVGGNNDVANAMLQLQTQKVNFYNKDGTVDTMTLDGYYRKFTGQIASDAESNGFAHATNMTVFNTAYAEYQSKSGVNTNEELAALIQYQASYGAAAKIVTTVDQMLDTLLGLKS from the coding sequence ATGGGAATTTTTGACAGTTTATATACAGGAGTTAGCGGCATAAGAGCTGCCGAACTTCAAATCAATACCACAGGTAATAATATCTCCAATGCAAATGCAGTATTTTATACTAGACAAAGAGCTGTGCAAAGTTCTGGTATGTCTATTGATAGAGGCGGCTTACACCTAGGAACAGGTACACAAATTGATACCGTAAAAAGATTGCACGATGAGCACTCTTACTATGAATTAAAAAATGCCACTACTCAACAAAATTATACAAATTATTTAGGACAAATTTTACAAGAAGCAAGTCAAAGATTTCCTGATATGCAAGGAACTGGTATTTTACAAGATTATAAAAACTACTATGATGCATGGAATAACTTTGCTTCTAATCCAAATGATGGGGCAAGTAAAATAGATCTTGTTAATAGCGCAAACACATTAACTCAAAACATACAAAAAACCTTACAAGATCTTAGCAAAATGCAACAAACCGTCAATGAACAAATCAGACAAACTGTGGATGAGATTAACAACATCGGTCAAGAAATAGCAAATATTAATAAACAACTTGAAAACGAGGAAGTTTTACCAACTGATAATGCGAATCAACTAAGAGATAGGAGAGATGAGCTTGAACTTAGGCTTTCAAAATTGGTTGATGCAGTAGCCTGGAAAGGAAAAAGCTCTCAAGATAGCACCTTAGAATCCACTATGACTGATTCAGGAAGATATTATGATTTAAGCATTCAAGGTTTTAGCATAGTCAATGGCTCTAGCTTTCATCCTTTAAAATTAGATGATAACAATCCCAATGGATTTTATCAAATTTATTATGAAGTAAATGATGAAAATCGCTATGATTTAACAGGTAAAATTTCAGGTGGGCAACTAGGAGCACAACTAGATCTTAGAGGCAGAAACTATGATGGCAATCATGACACTTACAGTGATGGAATTTTACAAGATTACAAAGATATGTTAAATACTTTTACAAAAACACTCATCACACAAACTAATAATGTCTACGCTCAAGCAGCAACTGACAAGGTAAACTCAGACAATCTAAATGGCTTAAAACCTGATACATCTTTGATGAGCTATGATAAAAATATTCAAGCGGGTAGTTTTGATATTATCATATATAACAATGAAGGTAAAGAAGCAGCTAAAAGAACCATAAAAATCGATGTCAATACCACCATAGAAGATGTGATCAAACAAATCAATGCTGATATCGATGACAACAAGGATAACACGCCTGGAAATGACTTAGATGATTATTTTAAAGCCTTTTACCATTATGATAGTCAAAGTGATAGTGGAAATTTCCAAATCAATGGTTTAAAAGAAGGTTATAAAATAGCTTTTAAAGACAATGGAACTAATTTTCCTGGGGCTTTGAATGTATCTTCGTTTTTTAATGGTCAAGATGCAAACAGTATTAATGTAAATTCAAGCATTAGAAACGATCCAAATAGCCTAAAAGCGAGCTCAAATGGAGTTGGTGGGAATAACGATGTAGCAAATGCAATGTTGCAGCTACAAACCCAAAAAGTTAATTTCTACAACAAAGATGGCACTGTAGACACCATGACTTTAGATGGTTATTATAGAAAATTTACAGGTCAAATTGCTTCAGATGCCGAGAGCAATGGTTTTGCACATGCAACTAACATGACAGTATTTAATACAGCGTATGCAGAATACCAATCAAAAAGTGGAGTAAATACTAATGAAGAATTAGCAGCACTCATACAATATCAAGCAAGTTATGGTGCTGCAGCTAAAATCGTAACCACTGTTGATCAAATGCTTGATACCTTACTTGGCTTAAAATCTTAA
- a CDS encoding rod-binding protein: MRVDNYLASKNYSSELYESITKHNNSYKAAKNYADSAFKNDLTHIQALNDEDKALKEQTDAFEAFLIKSVLDISLKQENSLFGKDASDEIYSSMYNDTMSKALSGGLGFSKLLFDYLKERG; the protein is encoded by the coding sequence ATGAGAGTGGATAATTACTTAGCGAGTAAAAACTATAGTAGCGAACTTTATGAAAGTATTACTAAACACAATAATAGCTACAAGGCTGCTAAAAACTATGCAGATAGTGCTTTTAAAAATGATTTAACTCATATACAAGCATTAAATGATGAAGATAAAGCTTTAAAAGAACAAACTGATGCTTTTGAAGCTTTTTTAATCAAAAGTGTTTTGGATATTTCTTTAAAACAAGAAAATTCTTTATTTGGAAAAGATGCAAGTGATGAAATTTATTCATCTATGTATAATGATACTATGAGTAAAGCATTAAGCGGGGGATTAGGTTTTTCAAAATTATTATTTGATTATTTAAAAGAAAGAGGTTAA
- the flgN gene encoding flagellar export chaperone FlgN, whose protein sequence is MVKQYLDETNSILEKLINLTLEDIGQIQTANHKHVSQSIEDKTKLVSDFQLAKKNLDKALVDLSNQGNNKGLDELLDEEDKEKLALLKQNLNTLHQKNKEYAKLVLIIKNFYDNLLNTMFEQSGTNNAYGDQKTIPDSLFKINV, encoded by the coding sequence ATGGTTAAACAATACTTAGACGAAACAAATTCTATTTTAGAAAAACTCATCAATCTTACTCTAGAAGATATTGGTCAAATTCAAACTGCTAACCACAAACATGTAAGTCAAAGCATTGAAGATAAAACTAAACTTGTGAGTGATTTTCAACTTGCTAAAAAAAATCTTGATAAAGCCCTAGTAGATCTTAGCAATCAAGGTAATAACAAAGGCTTAGATGAGCTTTTAGATGAAGAAGATAAAGAAAAATTAGCACTCTTAAAGCAAAATTTAAATACCTTGCACCAAAAAAACAAGGAATACGCTAAATTAGTACTCATCATTAAAAACTTTTATGACAATCTTTTAAATACGATGTTTGAACAAAGTGGAACAAATAATGCTTATGGAGATCAAAAAACTATTCCAGATTCACTATTTAAGATCAACGTTTAA
- a CDS encoding TSUP family transporter — MELELTYYVILFFVAAFAGCVDTIVGGGGLITIPALFACGIPPHLALATNKLQSTFGSLTAVLAYRKSMHIEKIALGILFTAIGAAIGTYAVLLIDQDAIKIVVLICLILIFFYTIFKPDLGHIHNKAKMSTTSFQIIFGLLLGFYDGFLGPGTGSFWIFACVIFLGFSMKNASINTKILNFTSNIVALTVFLYSYEVLWKVGILMGVGQVLGAFIGSKLVLKTQGTFIKKLFLTIVALTIIKVAYDYLA; from the coding sequence ATGGAGCTTGAATTAACTTACTATGTGATTTTATTTTTTGTTGCTGCTTTTGCAGGTTGTGTTGATACAATTGTAGGTGGTGGTGGGCTTATTACTATACCTGCTTTATTTGCCTGTGGCATTCCCCCACATTTGGCCTTAGCCACCAATAAACTTCAAAGTACCTTTGGTTCGCTCACTGCGGTTTTAGCTTATAGAAAATCCATGCACATAGAAAAGATAGCACTAGGAATTTTATTTACTGCTATTGGTGCAGCTATTGGAACTTATGCGGTTTTACTCATTGATCAAGATGCTATAAAAATTGTTGTTTTAATTTGTCTTATTTTGATCTTTTTTTATACAATTTTTAAACCTGATCTAGGACATATTCACAATAAAGCTAAAATGAGTACCACAAGTTTTCAAATCATCTTTGGTTTATTGCTTGGTTTTTATGATGGCTTTTTAGGGCCTGGTACTGGTTCTTTTTGGATTTTTGCTTGTGTGATATTTCTTGGTTTTAGTATGAAAAATGCTAGTATTAATACCAAAATTTTAAATTTCACTAGCAACATCGTAGCCCTAACTGTATTTTTATATTCTTATGAAGTGCTGTGGAAAGTTGGTATTTTAATGGGTGTAGGTCAAGTTTTAGGAGCTTTTATAGGATCAAAATTAGTCTTAAAAACTCAAGGAACTTTTATCAAAAAGCTTTTTTTAACTATAGTTGCTCTAACCATAATCAAAGTTGCTTATGATTATCTTGCTTAA